A genomic region of Rhodanobacter sp. contains the following coding sequences:
- a CDS encoding MFS transporter: MASCCRRVRKGPAGGFTGMCRVTDDNAEAAMQGVPPAAANADAARVGWPFIAAYGMAYTGLWMALLPPILVGLGLRVRQIAPADAAGSLSLVVSVGALLALFGNPFFGRLSDRTVSSFGMRRPWLIAGALGGFAGLAVIATASSIPVLLLGWCLTQLACNAELAALVAIFSDQIPAAQRGTVSGIVGVSLPLGMTAGTFLVQAVEHSTLAIFLLPAAFALAGAFALAMVLPDRRLAVAQRPRYGWREFLGSFWIHPLRFPDFAWVWSSRFLLFTGVALLMTYQEFYLIQHLGRVPAEAPHLIFLSTLVQSCAVAVFSAAGGGLSDAVGRRKAFVCGAALFYALALLLIAFAASLSLFLVGMAAAGVAQGVYVAVDLALVTDVLPERETHAARNLGIFNIASVMPQSLMPAIAPVILRLGDGSYSVLFAVAAALVALGAWAILPVRGVR; this comes from the coding sequence ATGGCCTCGTGCTGCCGCCGGGTCCGCAAGGGGCCGGCCGGCGGCTTCACGGGGATGTGCAGGGTGACCGACGACAACGCCGAAGCTGCCATGCAGGGAGTGCCGCCGGCTGCGGCGAACGCCGATGCGGCCCGCGTCGGCTGGCCGTTCATTGCCGCCTACGGTATGGCCTATACGGGCCTGTGGATGGCGCTGCTGCCGCCGATCCTGGTAGGGCTGGGCCTGCGCGTGCGCCAGATCGCGCCGGCGGATGCCGCCGGCAGCTTGTCGCTGGTGGTGAGCGTGGGGGCGCTGCTCGCGCTGTTCGGCAATCCGTTCTTCGGGCGTCTGTCCGACCGCACGGTGTCGTCCTTCGGCATGCGCCGCCCCTGGCTGATCGCCGGAGCGCTGGGCGGCTTCGCGGGCCTGGCGGTCATCGCGACGGCGTCGTCGATTCCCGTGCTTCTGCTCGGCTGGTGCCTGACGCAGCTCGCCTGCAATGCGGAGCTGGCCGCACTGGTGGCGATCTTCTCCGACCAGATTCCGGCGGCCCAGCGCGGCACGGTATCCGGCATCGTGGGCGTCAGCCTGCCGCTGGGCATGACGGCGGGCACCTTCCTGGTACAGGCCGTCGAGCACTCCACACTCGCCATCTTCCTGTTGCCCGCGGCCTTTGCGCTGGCGGGCGCGTTTGCCTTGGCCATGGTGTTGCCGGATCGCCGCCTGGCGGTGGCGCAGCGCCCTCGCTACGGGTGGCGTGAATTCCTCGGCAGCTTCTGGATCCATCCGCTGCGTTTTCCCGACTTTGCCTGGGTATGGAGCAGCCGCTTCCTGCTCTTCACCGGTGTCGCGCTGCTGATGACCTATCAGGAGTTCTACCTGATACAGCACCTGGGACGTGTGCCGGCCGAGGCGCCGCACCTGATCTTCCTGTCCACCCTTGTGCAGTCCTGCGCGGTGGCCGTGTTCAGCGCGGCAGGGGGCGGCTTGTCGGATGCTGTCGGGCGGCGCAAGGCCTTCGTCTGCGGCGCGGCGCTGTTCTACGCGCTGGCCCTGCTGCTGATCGCCTTCGCCGCCTCGTTGTCGCTGTTCCTCGTCGGCATGGCGGCCGCGGGCGTCGCGCAGGGCGTGTACGTGGCGGTCGATCTCGCGCTGGTGACCGATGTGCTGCCGGAGCGCGAAACCCACGCGGCGAGGAACCTGGGCATCTTCAACATCGCCAGCGTCATGCCGCAATCGCTGATGCCGGCCATTGCGCCGGTCATCCTGCGACTGGGCGACGGCAGCTATTCGGTGCTGTTCGCCGTGGCGGCGGCTCTGGTTGCGCTGGGCGCCTGGGCGATCCTGCCGGTGCGCGGGGTGCGTTGA
- a CDS encoding SURF1 family protein — MPDTSNSLDVHPRHVRGPFALALLALFGIALFSAFVALGTWQVHRLAWKTALIAHTNERVHAPPVPAPGRADWAGLTAANAAYRHVRLSGTWVAGRQIRVWTATAAGSGYWILTPLRRDDGSIVLVNRGFAPDGWCDYQGDCPAAPPGKVTVTGLLRISEPSGLFARNDPAADTWYTRDVPAIAKARGLTDVAPYFVDADAGVHPSAWPRGGMTVVHFPNHHLNYLITWYVLALMVLGAAGYVARDEYRLRKRQKSR; from the coding sequence ATGCCTGACACTTCGAACTCCCTGGACGTCCATCCACGCCACGTGCGCGGACCGTTCGCGCTCGCGTTGCTGGCGCTGTTCGGCATTGCGCTGTTTTCAGCCTTCGTGGCGCTGGGTACCTGGCAGGTGCATCGCCTGGCATGGAAAACCGCGCTGATCGCGCACACCAACGAGCGCGTGCATGCGCCGCCCGTGCCTGCGCCGGGCCGGGCGGATTGGGCCGGGTTGACCGCGGCCAATGCCGCGTACCGCCATGTGCGGCTCAGCGGCACATGGGTGGCCGGTCGGCAGATCCGCGTGTGGACGGCCACCGCCGCGGGCAGCGGCTACTGGATACTCACGCCGCTGCGCCGCGACGACGGCAGCATCGTGCTGGTGAACCGCGGTTTCGCACCGGACGGCTGGTGCGACTACCAGGGCGATTGCCCGGCCGCGCCGCCAGGCAAGGTCACGGTGACCGGCCTGCTGCGGATCAGCGAACCGTCCGGCCTGTTTGCGCGCAACGACCCGGCTGCCGATACCTGGTACACCCGCGACGTGCCGGCCATCGCCAAGGCGCGCGGGCTCACCGATGTGGCGCCGTATTTCGTGGACGCCGACGCCGGCGTCCATCCGTCGGCCTGGCCGCGCGGCGGCATGACGGTGGTGCATTTCCCCAACCACCACCTCAACTACCTGATCACCTGGTACGTGCTGGCGCTGATGGTGCTGGGTGCCGCGGGTTACGTGGCGCGCGACGAGTACCGCTTGCGCAAACGGCAGAAGTCTCGATAA
- the cyoA gene encoding ubiquinol oxidase subunit II has product MTVKRLRGLLLLPLALLAGCHLALLDPAGDVARRQSDIMVVTTVIIALIVVPVLVAIGAIAWRYRASNKKAHYDAHWDHSPSLELLVWAAPLVIIIAVGAISWIGTHQLDPYRPLDRVAPGQPVPADTKPLEVDVVSLQWKWLFFYPQYGIATVNQLAAPVDRPIEFKLTGDAMMDAFSVPELAGMIYTMPGMQTVLHAVINKPGQYQGFSANYSGAGFTDMRFTFDGLSPQDFDQWIAKARAAGGTLDLKAYEQLRQPERNVPARFFASYAPGLYTRILDRCVDATQTCMSQTMSDGAHDGDAMSGMHDGHAAPTDAAQPAATQAAETH; this is encoded by the coding sequence ATGACAGTGAAACGTCTCCGCGGCTTGCTGCTGCTTCCGCTCGCGCTGCTTGCCGGCTGCCACCTTGCCCTGCTCGACCCCGCCGGCGACGTCGCTCGCCGCCAAAGCGACATCATGGTCGTCACCACGGTCATCATCGCGCTGATCGTGGTGCCGGTGCTGGTCGCCATCGGCGCCATCGCCTGGCGCTACCGCGCCTCCAACAAGAAAGCGCACTACGACGCCCATTGGGACCACTCGCCCAGCCTGGAGCTGCTGGTATGGGCCGCGCCGCTGGTCATCATCATCGCCGTGGGCGCGATCAGCTGGATCGGCACGCACCAGCTCGATCCCTACCGCCCGCTCGACCGCGTCGCACCGGGGCAGCCGGTACCGGCGGACACCAAGCCGCTGGAAGTGGACGTGGTGTCGCTGCAATGGAAGTGGCTGTTCTTCTATCCGCAGTACGGCATTGCCACGGTGAACCAGCTGGCCGCGCCGGTGGACCGCCCGATCGAGTTCAAGCTCACCGGCGACGCCATGATGGACGCGTTCTCGGTGCCGGAACTGGCCGGCATGATCTACACCATGCCCGGCATGCAGACCGTGCTGCACGCGGTCATCAACAAGCCGGGGCAATACCAGGGCTTCTCGGCCAACTACAGCGGCGCCGGCTTCACCGACATGCGCTTCACCTTCGACGGCCTGAGCCCGCAGGATTTCGACCAGTGGATCGCCAAGGCCCGCGCCGCCGGCGGCACGCTCGACCTGAAGGCCTACGAGCAGCTGCGCCAGCCCGAACGCAACGTGCCGGCACGCTTCTTCGCCAGCTACGCGCCCGGCCTGTACACGCGCATCCTCGACCGTTGCGTGGACGCCACGCAAACGTGCATGAGCCAGACGATGTCCGACGGCGCCCACGACGGCGACGCCATGTCCGGCATGCACGACGGCCATGCCGCGCCCACCGATGCCGCCCAGCCTGCCGCCACGCAGGCCGCCGAGACGCACTGA
- the cyoD gene encoding cytochrome o ubiquinol oxidase subunit IV yields MSHSHSHDHAAHGHGEQPSHGSLRSYLTGFVLASILTVIPFWLVMGHVFQSHWLTITLVLLLAVVQILVHVIYFLHLDTRSEGGWNMLSFVFTIVLVVIVLGASIWVMYNENSLMMPMSQQSHQGT; encoded by the coding sequence ATGAGCCATTCCCACTCCCACGACCACGCCGCGCATGGCCACGGCGAACAGCCCAGCCACGGCAGCCTGCGCAGCTACCTGACCGGTTTCGTGCTGGCGAGCATCCTCACCGTCATCCCGTTCTGGCTGGTGATGGGCCATGTGTTCCAGAGCCACTGGCTGACCATCACCCTGGTGCTGCTGCTGGCCGTCGTGCAGATCCTCGTGCACGTCATCTACTTCCTGCACCTCGACACGCGCTCGGAAGGCGGCTGGAACATGCTGTCCTTCGTCTTCACCATCGTGCTGGTGGTGATCGTGCTGGGTGCATCGATCTGGGTGATGTACAACGAGAACTCCCTGATGATGCCGATGTCGCAGCAATCGCACCAAGGCACGTGA
- a CDS encoding LacI family DNA-binding transcriptional regulator, whose amino-acid sequence MPARIEDVAAHAGVSTKTVSRVLNGYPNVRPKLRARIEASILALNYVPNPSARGLAGNRSYLVALLYDNPMAGSSYTMELIVGVLQACKGTPYNAVLHPFESTDDLAAQIDGFVAQHRPDALVLVPPHANNARLLQRLDELEIPYSTISSKLRQSRIDIGFDERRAAADIVEHLISLGHRRIGHITGLKGHGAHVWRLSGYRDALRRAGIAFDESLVVAGDFTFGSGAAGAKALLDRRRPPTAIFAANDDMACGVMREAYERGLSIPGDLSVCGFDDTPASLLVSPGLTTVRQPCREIGCLAAESVLQSIRDPALRQQARVPYQIHLRASTAGPGKP is encoded by the coding sequence ATGCCTGCGAGAATCGAAGATGTCGCTGCGCATGCCGGCGTATCCACCAAAACAGTGTCCCGTGTCCTCAACGGATATCCGAACGTGCGGCCGAAGCTGCGCGCGCGCATCGAGGCCTCGATCCTCGCGCTGAACTACGTGCCTAACCCGTCGGCGCGCGGGCTGGCGGGGAACCGCTCGTATCTGGTCGCGCTGCTGTACGACAACCCGATGGCCGGCTCCAGCTACACGATGGAGTTGATCGTCGGCGTGCTGCAGGCCTGCAAGGGGACGCCGTACAACGCGGTGCTGCACCCGTTCGAATCGACCGACGACCTGGCCGCGCAGATCGACGGTTTCGTGGCGCAGCATCGCCCGGACGCGCTGGTGCTGGTGCCGCCGCACGCCAACAACGCCCGGCTGCTGCAGCGGCTCGACGAGTTGGAAATTCCCTATTCCACGATTTCCTCGAAGCTCCGCCAGTCGCGCATCGACATCGGCTTCGACGAGCGCAGGGCGGCCGCGGACATCGTCGAGCACCTGATTTCGCTGGGGCACCGGCGGATCGGCCACATCACCGGACTGAAAGGCCATGGCGCGCATGTGTGGCGGCTCAGCGGCTACCGCGATGCGCTGCGCCGGGCAGGCATCGCCTTCGACGAGTCGCTCGTGGTGGCGGGCGATTTCACCTTCGGGTCGGGCGCGGCCGGGGCCAAGGCCTTGCTCGACCGGCGCCGTCCGCCCACGGCGATCTTCGCGGCGAACGACGACATGGCCTGCGGCGTGATGCGCGAAGCCTACGAGCGCGGCTTGAGCATTCCCGGCGACCTGTCGGTTTGCGGCTTCGACGACACGCCCGCCTCGCTGCTCGTTTCGCCCGGCCTGACCACGGTGCGACAACCGTGCCGGGAGATCGGCTGCCTGGCCGCCGAAAGCGTCCTGCAGTCGATCCGCGACCCGGCCTTGCGGCAGCAGGCGCGCGTGCCCTACCAGATACATTTGCGCGCATCCACGGCGGGTCCCGGAAAGCCGTAG
- the cyoC gene encoding cytochrome o ubiquinol oxidase subunit III, producing MSSMAVDTARSPFLCHEEPHAHNGTLLGFWIYLMSDCFIFASLFACYAVLGTNTAGGPSAAQVLDLHGLAVNTALLLISSVTFGFAMLEMARKRKGAVLAWLAVSGLLAAGFVTLEIREFLGMIADGAGPDRSAFLSSFFTLVGTHGLHVSVGILWLIVLMVQLGKHGFNEANIRRLQCLSMFWHFLDLVWVGVFSFVYLAGVLR from the coding sequence ATGAGCAGCATGGCTGTCGATACCGCACGATCGCCATTCCTCTGCCACGAGGAACCGCACGCGCACAACGGAACCCTGCTCGGGTTCTGGATCTACCTGATGAGCGACTGCTTCATCTTCGCGTCGCTGTTCGCCTGCTACGCGGTGCTCGGCACCAACACCGCGGGCGGCCCGAGCGCGGCGCAGGTGCTCGACCTGCACGGCCTCGCGGTGAATACCGCGCTGCTGCTGATCTCGTCGGTGACCTTCGGCTTTGCGATGCTGGAGATGGCGCGCAAGCGCAAGGGCGCCGTGCTGGCGTGGCTGGCCGTGTCCGGCCTGCTTGCCGCGGGCTTCGTGACGCTGGAAATCCGCGAGTTCCTGGGCATGATCGCCGACGGCGCCGGCCCAGACCGCAGCGCCTTCCTGTCCTCGTTCTTCACCCTGGTCGGCACGCACGGCCTGCACGTGTCGGTCGGCATCCTGTGGCTGATCGTGCTGATGGTGCAGTTGGGCAAGCACGGCTTCAACGAAGCCAACATCCGCCGCCTGCAATGCCTCAGCATGTTCTGGCACTTCCTCGACCTGGTATGGGTCGGCGTCTTCAGCTTCGTCTATCTGGCAGGTGTGCTGCGATGA
- the cyoB gene encoding cytochrome o ubiquinol oxidase subunit I, translating to MLEPTAHPAARSFLFGRLTLDSLPFLQPDLEGRIVLVTFIAVCLGGLALLGLITYKRLWGYLWNEWFTSVDHKKLGIMYMILGTVMLLRGFADAAMMRAQQAIAFGPNMGYLPPEHYDQIFTAHGSIMIFFVAMAYIVGLINYVMPLQIGSRDVAFPFLNNLSFWFTFWGAITFMVSLFVGDFSTAGWLGYPPVSELQQGPGVDYYIWGLQLSGVGTLLSGVNFVVTIIKMRAPGMTMMKMPVFTWTSLCTSGLIIATFPVLTATLFLLSLDRYIGTHFFTSDFGGNVMMYINLIWVWGHPEVYILILPIFGIYSEIVPTFSGKPLFGYSSMVYATCAIMILSYLVWLHHFFTMGSGADVNSFFSLTTMIISIPTGVKIFNWLFTMYRGRVQFTVPMLWTMGFLFTFTIGGMTGVMLSVAPADFLLHNSLFLIAHFHNVIIGGVVFGVFAGVNYWFPKAFGFKLDEFWGKVSFWCWQIGFWLAFGPLYIMGLMGVTRRLSHFDNPALQPYFIVAGIGAAVIALGIGSFILQIAVSIMRRKQYAVGGDPWNGRTLEWATSSPPPDYNFAFTPNVHQRDAWMDMKKHGYQRPLEGFNDIHMPKNTAAGVVIGVLSFACCFGLVWYIWWLAVASFVGVIVASIVHTFNYRRDYHIPKDEVRAFEHSGNWQDAAQGAHA from the coding sequence ATGCTTGAACCAACCGCCCATCCCGCCGCCAGGAGCTTCCTGTTCGGCCGGCTAACGCTCGACTCGCTGCCGTTCCTGCAGCCCGACCTCGAGGGCCGCATCGTCCTCGTCACCTTCATCGCCGTGTGCCTCGGCGGCCTGGCCCTGCTCGGCCTGATTACCTACAAGCGCCTGTGGGGCTACTTGTGGAACGAGTGGTTCACCAGCGTGGACCACAAGAAGCTGGGCATCATGTACATGATCCTCGGCACAGTGATGCTGCTGCGCGGTTTCGCCGACGCCGCGATGATGCGCGCGCAGCAGGCGATCGCCTTCGGCCCGAACATGGGTTACCTGCCGCCCGAGCACTACGACCAGATCTTCACGGCGCACGGCTCGATCATGATCTTCTTCGTGGCGATGGCCTACATCGTCGGATTGATCAACTACGTGATGCCGCTGCAGATCGGCTCGCGCGACGTGGCCTTCCCGTTCCTCAACAACCTGAGCTTCTGGTTCACGTTCTGGGGCGCGATCACCTTCATGGTGTCGCTGTTCGTGGGCGACTTCTCCACCGCCGGCTGGCTGGGCTACCCGCCCGTCTCCGAGCTGCAGCAGGGCCCGGGCGTCGACTACTACATCTGGGGCCTGCAGCTGTCCGGCGTGGGCACCCTGCTCAGCGGCGTCAACTTCGTGGTCACCATCATCAAGATGCGCGCGCCCGGCATGACGATGATGAAGATGCCGGTGTTCACCTGGACCTCGCTGTGCACCAGCGGCCTGATCATCGCCACCTTCCCGGTGCTTACCGCCACGCTGTTCCTGCTCTCGCTGGACCGCTACATCGGCACGCACTTCTTCACCAGCGACTTCGGCGGCAACGTGATGATGTACATCAACCTGATCTGGGTGTGGGGCCACCCGGAGGTGTACATCCTGATCCTGCCGATCTTCGGCATCTACTCCGAGATCGTGCCCACGTTCTCGGGCAAGCCGCTGTTCGGCTACTCGTCGATGGTGTACGCCACCTGCGCGATCATGATCCTGTCGTACCTGGTCTGGCTGCACCACTTCTTCACGATGGGCTCGGGCGCGGACGTCAACTCGTTCTTCTCGCTGACCACGATGATCATCTCGATCCCTACGGGCGTGAAGATCTTCAACTGGCTGTTCACCATGTACCGCGGCCGCGTGCAGTTCACCGTGCCGATGCTGTGGACGATGGGCTTCCTGTTCACCTTCACCATCGGCGGCATGACCGGCGTGATGCTGTCGGTGGCGCCGGCCGATTTCCTGCTGCACAACAGCCTGTTCCTGATCGCGCACTTCCACAACGTGATCATCGGCGGCGTGGTGTTCGGCGTGTTCGCGGGCGTCAACTACTGGTTCCCCAAGGCGTTCGGCTTCAAGCTCGACGAGTTCTGGGGCAAGGTCAGCTTCTGGTGCTGGCAGATCGGCTTCTGGCTGGCGTTCGGTCCGCTGTACATCATGGGCCTGATGGGCGTGACCCGCCGCCTGAGCCACTTCGACAACCCGGCGCTGCAGCCGTACTTCATCGTCGCCGGCATCGGCGCCGCGGTGATCGCGCTGGGCATCGGCAGCTTCATCCTGCAGATCGCGGTCAGCATCATGCGCCGCAAGCAGTACGCGGTGGGCGGCGACCCGTGGAACGGCCGCACGCTGGAATGGGCCACCTCCTCGCCGCCGCCGGACTACAACTTCGCGTTCACACCCAACGTGCATCAACGCGACGCCTGGATGGACATGAAGAAGCACGGCTACCAGCGCCCGCTGGAAGGCTTCAACGACATCCACATGCCGAAGAACACCGCCGCCGGCGTGGTCATCGGCGTGCTGTCCTTCGCCTGCTGCTTCGGCCTGGTCTGGTACATCTGGTGGCTGGCCGTGGCGTCCTTCGTCGGCGTGATCGTCGCCAGCATCGTCCACACCTTCAATTACCGCCGCGACTACCACATCCCGAAGGATGAAGTCCGCGCGTTCGAACACAGCGGCAACTGGCAGGACGCCGCCCAGGGAGCACACGCATGA
- a CDS encoding MFS transporter → MSISNAQSAAHPASLAHGANPHDQLTSGDLAIGVVIGRICQSFDLFVFGLGCVLAFPEVFFPFASHMDGVFYSFVLFALAFVARPLGSMFFVVLQRQFGAAAKLTIALFLLGMATAGTAFLPGYTTLGWAAIAALSALRFAQGFALGGSWNGLASLAALKAPKDKRGWYAMLPQLADPIGFILAAGLFAYIWAALTPQEFVDWGWRYPFFAAFAINVVSLFASLRMVVAPRYAEQLKERDLEPTSMRLLMRAQGRNVALGTFAPLASYALFHLVTIFALSWALLYTQQSVTSFLVVQVVGAFVAMPCMIISGKVANRFGRRTTLAVGSLLIAVYSGWTALLLSGGVVNSYLFVIVGYALLGFAHAQAAGAVSANFPPEFRYSGAMITSDFGWLIGAGFAPLVALSLAIYAGVPYVGLYLLTGAVGTLLALWFSRQGGLPND, encoded by the coding sequence ATGTCAATCAGCAACGCCCAGTCGGCCGCTCATCCGGCATCCCTTGCGCACGGCGCGAATCCCCATGACCAGCTCACCTCGGGCGACCTCGCCATCGGCGTGGTGATCGGCCGCATCTGCCAGTCCTTCGACCTGTTCGTGTTCGGTCTGGGGTGCGTGCTGGCGTTCCCTGAGGTGTTCTTCCCCTTCGCCAGCCACATGGACGGCGTGTTCTATTCGTTCGTGCTGTTCGCGCTGGCCTTCGTGGCGCGTCCGCTGGGCTCGATGTTCTTCGTGGTCCTGCAGCGCCAGTTCGGCGCCGCCGCCAAGCTGACCATCGCGTTGTTCCTGCTGGGCATGGCCACTGCAGGCACGGCCTTCCTGCCCGGCTATACGACGCTGGGCTGGGCTGCGATCGCGGCATTGTCGGCGCTGCGTTTCGCACAGGGTTTTGCGCTGGGCGGCAGCTGGAACGGCCTGGCTTCGCTGGCGGCGCTCAAGGCGCCGAAGGACAAGCGCGGCTGGTATGCCATGCTGCCGCAGCTGGCCGATCCGATCGGTTTCATCCTCGCGGCCGGCCTGTTCGCCTACATCTGGGCGGCCCTCACGCCGCAGGAATTCGTCGACTGGGGTTGGCGCTATCCGTTCTTCGCGGCGTTCGCGATCAATGTGGTATCGCTGTTCGCCAGCCTGCGCATGGTGGTGGCGCCGCGCTACGCCGAGCAGCTCAAGGAGCGCGACCTGGAGCCCACCTCGATGCGCCTGCTGATGCGCGCGCAGGGCCGCAACGTCGCTCTGGGCACCTTCGCGCCGCTGGCCAGCTACGCGCTGTTCCATCTGGTGACGATCTTCGCGCTGTCGTGGGCCTTGCTCTACACGCAGCAGTCGGTCACCAGCTTCCTGGTCGTGCAGGTGGTCGGCGCCTTCGTGGCGATGCCTTGCATGATCATTTCCGGCAAGGTGGCGAACCGCTTCGGTCGCCGCACCACGCTGGCCGTGGGTAGCCTGCTGATCGCGGTGTACAGCGGCTGGACCGCCCTGCTGCTGTCTGGCGGCGTGGTCAACAGCTACCTGTTCGTCATCGTCGGCTACGCCTTGCTCGGCTTCGCCCACGCCCAGGCGGCCGGTGCGGTGAGCGCGAACTTCCCGCCGGAGTTCCGCTATTCCGGCGCCATGATCACCTCGGACTTCGGCTGGCTGATCGGCGCGGGTTTCGCACCGCTGGTGGCGTTGTCGCTAGCCATCTACGCCGGCGTGCCTTACGTCGGCCTGTACCTGCTGACGGGTGCGGTCGGCACGCTTCTGGCCCTGTGGTTCAGCCGCCAAGGCGGCCTGCCCAACGATTGA